The DNA region AATGTTTACGCCATTGCTTGGGCAGGCCTTTAACCAGGGCAATACATTTATCGCGCAACATGCCCGGCACCAGCCACTCCAGACGCTGCTCAGGCACCTGGTGCAGCAAACTAACGGGCACCTGGATACTGACACCATCATGGGGGTGCCCGGGCTCAAAGTGATAACTCAGCGGGAACTCCATGCCGCGCCACTCAAGCTTGTTGGGGAATTGCGCCTGGGTAATATCCCCTGCCCCATGGCGCATCAAGGTCTCGCGATTTATATATAGAAGTTGGGGGTTTTGCTGTTCCGCTTTTTTACGCCAGGATTCAAACCCTGACCAATTCACCACATGGCTGGGAATGCGCTCGTTGTAAAAGTCAAAGATGACTTGCTCATCCACCAGGATATCGCGTCGACGCGCTTTGGATTCCAACTCATCCAGGTCTGCCAGGAGCTTTTGCTGGTGGGCAAAAAAATCGTCTTTAGCCTGGTGGCGACGTTTGGGGTGTTGTGCATATTGCCCTTCGACCAGGGCCGCCCGTATAAAAATTTCACGCGCTTGCGGAGGGTCTATATGGCTATAGCTAACGGCTTTTTTCTCGACAACGGTGAGCCCATAGAGACTGATTTTCTCATAGGCCATGACCTGGCCACTGCGGCTATCGTAGTGCGGTTCAAAATGCTGGCGTTTGATCAGGTGTTGCGCGGCCGCAATCACCCACTCTGGCTCTATCTTTGCAACGGTATGGGCAAATAATCGGGAGGTCTCAATCAGCTCGGCCGCCATAATCCACTTGGGTGTTTTTTTATGCAGGGATGAGCCGGGAAAAATCGTAAATTTGCGATTGCGCGCACCGAGGTATTCGCGCTCTTCATGGTTAAAACCAAGGTTTCCCAATAACCCCGTAAGCAACGCTTGGTGGATAGCCTCATAGGAGGCCGGTTCGGTATTCATCCTGAATCCGAGGTCTTTGATAGCCAAACAGAGTTGGTGATGCACATCGCGCCATTCGCGCAGGCGCAAATAAGAGAGAAACTCCTTTTTACAGAGCTTGCGCAACTGGTTTTGCGACAGTTCCTGGCGCTGCATTTCAAAATAATCCCACAGGCTGACATAGCCGAGGAAATCGGAATGTTCCGCATGGAAACGGCGATGCATCTGGTCTGCGGCCTGTTGTTTTTCAACCGGCCGCTCACGCGGATCCTGCACAGACAAGGCACTGACAATAACCAGGAGTTCGCGGATACAGGCATGTTGCTGCGCCGCCAGGAGCATCCTGGCAAGGCGTGGATCGAGCGGCAGTTTGCTCAGTTGCTGGCCAACAGCAGTCAATTGGTTTTTGGCATTGACCGCCTGTAATTCTTCCAGCAGTTTAAAGCCATCGCTAATCAGGCGATGATCAGGGGCATCAATGAATGGAAACTGATGGATATCCCCCATACGCAACTGCAACATTTGCAAAATAACGGCGGCAAGATTGGTGCGCAGAATTTCTGCATCAGTAAATGCGGGGCGAGCGTTAAAATCCTCTTCGCTGTAAAGGCGGATACAAATCCCCTCGGCGACACGTCCGCAGCGCCCCTTACGCTGATTGGCACTGGCTTGTGAAATTGGCTCTATAGGCAAGCGCTGCACTTTAGTGCGATAGGAATAGCGACTGATACGTGCAAACCCGGGGTCAATCACATAGCGAATGCCGGGAACGGTAATGGAGGTTTCAGCCACATTGGTAGCCAATACAATACGTCGTCCGGTATGCTGGGCAAAGACTTTTTGCTGCTCGGCCAAACTCAGGCGCGCATAAAAAGGCACGACCTCCAAATGGCTAAACTGTGCTTTGCGCAGGGCATCAGCCGCTTCGCGGATTTCGCGTTCGCCACTTAAAAAGACCAGTATGTCACCACCGCGCATGCCCCCGGCTTGCTTCTCATGGTCTTCAATTTCATGCACGGCATCCACCAGCGCGCTGTAAATATCCGGCTCTGCCTCAGACTCCTCATCAGCGCTGTATTCGTAAAGTGGTCGATACCAAACCTCTACCGGATAGGTTCGCCCGGACACCTCAATAATCGGTGCATTATTAAAATGGCGGGAAAAGCGCTCCAGGTCAATAGTCGCCGAGGTAATGATTAACTTTAGATCAGGACGCTTGGGTAACAGTTGTTTCAAATAGCCCAATAGAAAATCAATATTGAGACTGCGCTCGTGGGCTTCATCAATGATGAGAGTGTCATAACGGGTCAGGAATGGATCATGCTGGATTTCAGCCAGCAAAATACCATCTGTCATGACTTTAATCAGGGTGTTATCGTTAGAGTGATCAGTAAAGCGTACCTGATACCCGACTTTATCTCCCAGCGGGCTATGCAATTCTTCAGCGATACGGTTGGCAACGGTATTAGCGGCAATACGACGCGGTTGGGTATGGCCAATCAAGCCATGAACACCGCGACCAATGGTCAGGCATATCTTGGGCAGTTGCGTTGTTTTACCCGAGCCTGTTTCACCCGCGAGGACAACGACCTGGTGCTGATCAAGCAGCGCAGCAATTTCTTCACGCCGTTCACAAACCGGTAGTGGGGGAAATTCAATCTGCGCGGGCACCTGGGCATAGCGGGCAGCCGCCCGGGACTGGGATTGCGCCGCGAGTAGCAACCATTTTTCCAGGCCCTGCTCATAAGGTTTGCCCGCACGCGCTGTTTTTTCCAACTCTTGCAGTCGACGTGACAGGCGATGCCGGTCACAGGTCATCACCAACTTGAGAACTTGTTTATATTCTGACCACTCACTCATAACAGATGCCCGCCTTTCAGGGGCAGGCATCATAGCAAAAATTCACCGCCCTAACGCGCCGCCACTGCACCCAGCAAGACAAACTCCGTTGGTTGCAAGCGTTTGGGCGTAATAGCCACCTTGGCAATCGCTCCATTAAACCAATGGATCTGGTTCATCCGCGACCCGATAGAGGTTTTGGCATGGGCAGCAATCGGCAAGTAATCAACCTCGCCGGTTAATTCCTGTATGCCATTGACATAGGAAATAAATTCTCGCGACTGGTAAGTCACTGCCGCGTGATACCACTCACCAACCTTATGTACCCTGGCAGGATCAATTAACGTGTATTGGGACAGTTCGGATTTGATATAGGCATCCAGGTACCACTGGCGCTGGTCGTTCAAGCGCAATTCAATCGTAATACGGCGGTTGGGATTATCTTCTGCCTCGATATGGAAAAAGCGCGGCTCAGGATTAGCCGGAAAGACATCATTGGGTTTAAACAAAATTTCAATGGTAAATTCAGTAGCTCCGCTCAGGGGATTCGCATCCACCAACAGGCGATCACCATCGCCATCGAAATGAACAACCTGTTTGCCAACACGGGGATTATCGGCAGCAATGACCTGTGGATTGCCCAAGACAGCCACGGGTGCACCGCCGATCTCTGCCAATGAATCCAACGTCCAGATCACCGACATAGCAGGCGCCGGGGTATCGGGCAAGGGCGCAACGGCCGTTTTGGCACAACCGGCAACTAATGCCAACAGGATAAAAACTGCACCAAGGTTTATATTTTTTTTCATAGCTACGCGCCTATCAATGTAATAGTAGTCAATACCAGAAACCTGGCCCTAGGACACCGAAAGAATTTATGCCGATAAAAATCCTGTGACAGGATAAAAACCGGGGGCATCTCTCAATGCCCCCGGTGCGCAGATTATTCGTCGAGATTATTATAGCTGCTTTGTTGTTGCTGTAAGGTGCGCTCAACATCACCTGGCGAGCCGGTATGCCGGGCGAGCAGGCTGTATGCCACAGGGACAAAAAATAATGTCAGGAAGGTGGCCAGCAGAATACCGAAAATCACCACAATACCTATCACAAAACGCGTCTCTGCACCGGCTCCTGATGAAATCACCAAAGGAATGGCACCGGCAACCGCCGTCAAGCTGGTCATCAGGATCGGTCGCAGACGCGCCGAAGAGGCATCCAGTAGCGCTTCGGTAAATTCCATACCGCGATCGCGCAACTGGTTGGCAAACTCCACAATTAAAATACCATTTTTTGCTGCCATCCCGATTAGCATAATCAACCCTATCTGCGAATAGAGATTGAAAGTACTACCTGTTACATACAATCCAATCATGCCTCCCAGTATCGCCAGTGGAACTGTCAGCATAATCACCAGGGGATGCACATAACTTTCAAACTGCGCAGCCAGTACCAGGAAAGTCACCAGAATACCCAGCACAAAAATAAACATAATGGAGCCACTGGCGGTCTGGTAATCGCGCGAAAGCCCTTTGTAATCAACAACCACCGTAGATGGCAAATGCTCGCGCACAAGCCCATTCAGATGATCCAGAGCCTCACTCAATGTCAGGTTATCTGCCAGGTTGGCCTCAATAGTTAATGAACGCATACGGTTGTAGCGATTAAGGCGACTGGCATCAGCAATTTCACGCAGCGACACCACATTGGAAAGCGGGATTAATTCACCGCTGCGCTCCGAGCGAACATACATATTTTGCAGACTGGTTGTTGTGCGCTGCTCATTGCGCTCCCCCTGCAAAATCACATCGTACTCTTCACCATCATCGATATAGGTGGTCGCACGACGCGACCCCAACATGGCTTCCAGGGTCCTCCCGATATTATTAACACTTACACCCAAATCTGCGGCGCGATTGGTATCAATCACCACTTCGATCTGCGGCTTGGTCTCCTTGTAATCCCAATCAATACCAGTTAACCCCGGATTATCCTGCTCCAGTTTTTCCAGCAAGGTATCGCGCCATTGGGCCAGCTCTTCATAGGTTCCACCACCCAGTACAAACTGAACCGGCTTTTGCGCCTGGGAGCCAAACCCCTGGCGCATGACCGGTGCTGCAGTCACACCCGGTAAATCTGCTAATGCTGCGCGGATTTCATCCATGACAACAAAGGCGTTGCGACGCAGGCTCCAGTCATTCATGACAGCAATGATCATCCCGGAATTAAAACTTTCAATAGCGCCAAAAGAGCGTGGAGCACGCACCATCAGGCGAGTCACCTCACCGCTATCCACATAGCGCATCATGCGTTTCTCAATTTCCGCCATATAGTCTTCCATGTAGGCATAACTCGCTCCCTCGGGGCCATTGACCATGACAAAAAATGTTCCCCGATCTTCACGTGGTGCATATTCCGATGGAATCACTCGCATCAAAAGAAACATCACACCCACCATGGCGACAAAAACAATCACCATTGGCGTTTTATGGGTTAAACACCAACGAATGGTTTTTTTATAGCGCACACGCAGTGCCTGCATACCCTCGTTGATCTTTTCAACAACCGGATTTTTGGTGTCGTGTGATTTTAATACCTTGGAGGCCATCATGGGAGACAGTGTCAATGCCACCAGCGACGAAAAGCCCACTGCTGCTGCCATGGTAATCGCAAACTCGGAAAACAAACGACCGATATCTCCCTTGAGGAATACAATCGGAACAAAAATAGCGATCAAAACCAGAGTCGTTGCGATAACAGCGAAGCCAACCTCCTTAACACCATCGTAGGCCGCCAGTAATGAAGGCTTGGCTTTTTCCTCCATGTGGCGAACAATATTTTCCAGTACCACAATAGCATCGTCCACCACCAATCCAATCGCTAACACCAACGCAAGCAGCGTTAACATATTGACGGAAAAGCCCATCACCGCCAGGACGGTAAAGGTCGCAATAATCGAAACCGGCACTGCCACCGCCGGCACCAGGGTAGCTCGCACACTCCCCAGAAACAGGTAAATAACAATCACAACCAGCACTAATGCAATACTTAGCGTGAGGTACACTTCATGAATCGCACGCTCAACAAATACTGAACTATCGTAGCTGTCCCTCAGGGCCATTCCCTCGGGCAGTATGGCATTGATTTTGTCGCGCTCGGCTTTAACACCACGCGCCACATCAATTGTGTTGGCAGTAGATTGTTTTACGATACCGATACCCACCTGGGTAACACCATTACCGCGGAACAGGGTTCGATCCTCTTCAGTACCTTTTTCCACCCGGGCAACATCGCCCAAACGCACCAAATAGCCATCATTACCACGCTTGATAACCAGTTGGTTGAACTGATCCACTGTGCGATAGGAGCGCGCCATACGCACGGTAAATTGTCGTTCCAGGGATTCAATGCTGCCAGCGGGCAACTCCACATTTTCAGCGCGCAAGGCCATTTCCACATCATTAACGGTCAGGTCGCGTGCCGCGAGTTCGCGCCGGTCCAGCCACACACGCATGGCATAGCGTTGTTCACCGCCAATACGCACACGTGCCACACCATCAATCACTGAAAAGCGATCAATTAAGTAGCGCTGTGCATAATCGGTCAGTTCCGGCATGGTCATGTTTTCACCGGCAAAATTGAACCAGATAATCACGTCCTCATCGGAGCTGACCTTTTGCACTTCCGGTGGATCAGCCTCATCCGGCAAGTTACCCAGAGCGCGGGATACACGATCGCGAATATCGTTGGCGGCAGCATCCATATCGTGCCCGGTATCAAACTGAACCACGATATTGGAAATACCGTTCTCACTGGACGATTCAATAAAACGTATCCCTTCCACACCCGAGATACGATCTTCGAGCACCTTGGTAATACGGGTTTCAACAATGTTGGCCGCAGCACCGGGATAAGTCGTGCGAATAGAAACAACAGGTGGGTCAATATTGGGGTATTCGCGCAATGTCAGCCGCTCAAAGGCAACCAAACCAAACGCGATCAACAGCATGGACAGTACAGAGGCAAATACCGGTCGCTTGATAGAAACATCCGAGAGTATCATCAGCGGCTACCCTCAATGCTTTTTCTGTGTTAACAGGTCAGATAAAGAACTGGCTTCACCGGATTGCTGCTCGGCAACAGATTTTTCCTCGGCGATAACACTGACTTTTTGCCCACCCCGAACTTTTTGCAAACCATGGGTAACCAGTTTTTCCCCTGGCGTTAAACCGTTTAATACTTCAACAGCTCCTGCCAGGCGCTCGCCAATGGTAATCTGGCGACGCTCAAGTACCCTGTCGCCATCCTGGTCGTGCACCACAAAAACAAAATTGTTACTTCCCAGGGGAACCAGGGCCGATTCGGAAATCACCATCGCTTCACGCTCAGCAGCGTTAAGGTTTACCAGCATCAACATTCCCTGCTTGAGTTCATGTCGGGGGTTATCCAGCAGAGCGCGAACGGTAATGGCCCGGGTCACCTGGTCGATCTGGTTATCGATACTGAATACCTTTCCCTTGAAAATCTTTCCGCCCAAATCATCACTTTTTGCCTCAATTGACAGGCCAACTGTCAGGTTGCGCATATAAATAGCCGGCACGGTAAAATCCAGCTTCATCCGGCTGTCATCATTCAATGTCGTAATCTGATCCCCCGGGGAAACCAAAGCTCCCACACTTACATTGCGCAAACCCACAACGCCATTAAAAGGAGCCAGTAGAATCAAATCCTTCAGGCGCGATTCCGTGGCGTTATAACGAGCGCGCGCCGCCTCATATTCACGAACGCGCTGGTCTAATAGCGCATGGGATGCGGCCCCGCGTTTGACCAGGGCATCAACCCGATCCAACTGTTTCCTGGCTTCATCTGTATTAAAGCGAGCCTCCTCCAGAAGTGCGGACTCCTCCCGACTGGTCATTTCAACCAGTACTTGCCCCTTGGCGACGCGCTGGCCATCTTCAAAGTTAATGCGCGTAACCGTCTTGGTAACATTGGGAGTCAGGGTAATGGATTCATTCGCGCGCAAAGTCCCCAGGGCTTCAATGCGTGTAGATAAGTTTTTAATACTCACAGGTTGAGTAATTACGTCGACCAGCTGTGCTCCCGGCGTTTGGGCATGCAAACCGGCAGCTAGCAATAATGTGCAAAAACCGCTCAAAAGGCAGGGCGGTAATCGTCTCATGGTGTACTCCCTATCAGGAGCCGTCCGGGATGTCTTGTCATTGATACCGGCAGGCTAAAATGTGGTTGATGGTCATTGATCTCTGTTATTAACGGCAGCTTATATATCAATATTTATCAGGCGCGTTTCGCCTTCTTTCAGGTGGCAGCCTGCCGCTGGATTTTTCTGGTACGACCGAAGTGGGATAAAGGATAAATGCTGCCATGATACAGCCAGCAACTTTAACACTAGTTTACAAAAAACAAGGACTTAAGCCGGTTTCACAAGGTGGAGGGTGTAAAGCTGACCTGTTCAGAATCAAGCACAATAGAAGCCGAATTAATGCAATAGCGCAGCCCTGTGGGCTCCGGGCCATCGGTAAACACATGTCCCAGGTGGCAATCGCACCGACGGCACAACACCTCTGTGCGATACATACCGTGGCTGGTATCCAATTGCTCGCGAACAGCTGTTTTAGTCGCCGGCGTATAAAAGCTGGGCCAACCGCAACCGGCATCAAATTTGGTATCCGCATCAAACAGCAGCTCACCACAGCAGCGGCAGTGATAACGGCCTGGACGAAACTCTTGCCAGTACTCCCCGGTAAAAGGCCGTTCTGTACCTTTTTCGCGACAGATGCGGTACTGCTCGGGCGTTAGTTTTTCGCGCCAGAGGGCATCATTGAATTTTTCGTTATCACTCATGATGATTTCCTTGACAGATCAACTAGTTAAGGTCGATTATTGAACACATTTCCAAGCCCGCTACAACCCGATTAACTCCAGCCATGCAAGGCATCTTACTGTAAATGAACCTGATTAAGAAATCCGACAAACTCAACGGGGTTTGTTATGACATTCGCGGCCCGGTACTCGAACACGCTAACCGCCTGGAAGAGGAAGGCCATCGTATTCTCAAGCTGAACATTGGCAACCCTGCCCCTTTCGGTTTTTCCGCCCCGGATGAAATCATCCAGGATGTTATCCACAACCTCTCCGCCGCCGAAGGTTATACCGCTTCCAAAGGCCTATTCGCCGCACGCAAGGCCGTGATGCATGAGTGCCAGCGCCTGAGCATCCCCGGCGTGGACATCGACGATATTTTCCTCGGCAATGGTGCCAGCGAATTAATCGTGATGGCGATGCAGGCATTGCT from Cellvibrio japonicus Ueda107 includes:
- the hrpA gene encoding ATP-dependent RNA helicase HrpA, which encodes MSEWSEYKQVLKLVMTCDRHRLSRRLQELEKTARAGKPYEQGLEKWLLLAAQSQSRAAARYAQVPAQIEFPPLPVCERREEIAALLDQHQVVVLAGETGSGKTTQLPKICLTIGRGVHGLIGHTQPRRIAANTVANRIAEELHSPLGDKVGYQVRFTDHSNDNTLIKVMTDGILLAEIQHDPFLTRYDTLIIDEAHERSLNIDFLLGYLKQLLPKRPDLKLIITSATIDLERFSRHFNNAPIIEVSGRTYPVEVWYRPLYEYSADEESEAEPDIYSALVDAVHEIEDHEKQAGGMRGGDILVFLSGEREIREAADALRKAQFSHLEVVPFYARLSLAEQQKVFAQHTGRRIVLATNVAETSITVPGIRYVIDPGFARISRYSYRTKVQRLPIEPISQASANQRKGRCGRVAEGICIRLYSEEDFNARPAFTDAEILRTNLAAVILQMLQLRMGDIHQFPFIDAPDHRLISDGFKLLEELQAVNAKNQLTAVGQQLSKLPLDPRLARMLLAAQQHACIRELLVIVSALSVQDPRERPVEKQQAADQMHRRFHAEHSDFLGYVSLWDYFEMQRQELSQNQLRKLCKKEFLSYLRLREWRDVHHQLCLAIKDLGFRMNTEPASYEAIHQALLTGLLGNLGFNHEEREYLGARNRKFTIFPGSSLHKKTPKWIMAAELIETSRLFAHTVAKIEPEWVIAAAQHLIKRQHFEPHYDSRSGQVMAYEKISLYGLTVVEKKAVSYSHIDPPQAREIFIRAALVEGQYAQHPKRRHQAKDDFFAHQQKLLADLDELESKARRRDILVDEQVIFDFYNERIPSHVVNWSGFESWRKKAEQQNPQLLYINRETLMRHGAGDITQAQFPNKLEWRGMEFPLSYHFEPGHPHDGVSIQVPVSLLHQVPEQRLEWLVPGMLRDKCIALVKGLPKQWRKHFVPVPDVVDKVLASVTPDNKPLTEVLALQLKRLTGIEIPREAWLDAPLDAFYQFNIHVLDERGKIMASGRELAPLREQYRERVQQNIQSAASNIERDAITQWDFGELSQSIQLPRAGVSIRAYPALVDKHTSVSLQVTDNPMQALDITQRGLARLLFLGSAAKVKYLQKELFKTQQVALTLAGIGNREQVIDDLVMAAIKHLVLSDQTAMPRTQAAFETCLQQVNEQLIPTAQSLAELLQSSLVLLVDLKKQLKQQKNMLLLAYTLSDIQQQLAELFYPGLVYKTPRDWFAQYPRYLQAILLRLEKAQLNPQKDKLTIQQITPYRQRWVDYLAKEGDYVINQQSSLMDYRWWVEELRVSLFAQTLKTRIPVSDKRLDKQWEQVLSQG
- a CDS encoding LamG domain-containing protein yields the protein MKKNINLGAVFILLALVAGCAKTAVAPLPDTPAPAMSVIWTLDSLAEIGGAPVAVLGNPQVIAADNPRVGKQVVHFDGDGDRLLVDANPLSGATEFTIEILFKPNDVFPANPEPRFFHIEAEDNPNRRITIELRLNDQRQWYLDAYIKSELSQYTLIDPARVHKVGEWYHAAVTYQSREFISYVNGIQELTGEVDYLPIAAHAKTSIGSRMNQIHWFNGAIAKVAITPKRLQPTEFVLLGAVAAR
- a CDS encoding efflux RND transporter permease subunit, which gives rise to MILSDVSIKRPVFASVLSMLLIAFGLVAFERLTLREYPNIDPPVVSIRTTYPGAAANIVETRITKVLEDRISGVEGIRFIESSSENGISNIVVQFDTGHDMDAAANDIRDRVSRALGNLPDEADPPEVQKVSSDEDVIIWFNFAGENMTMPELTDYAQRYLIDRFSVIDGVARVRIGGEQRYAMRVWLDRRELAARDLTVNDVEMALRAENVELPAGSIESLERQFTVRMARSYRTVDQFNQLVIKRGNDGYLVRLGDVARVEKGTEEDRTLFRGNGVTQVGIGIVKQSTANTIDVARGVKAERDKINAILPEGMALRDSYDSSVFVERAIHEVYLTLSIALVLVVIVIYLFLGSVRATLVPAVAVPVSIIATFTVLAVMGFSVNMLTLLALVLAIGLVVDDAIVVLENIVRHMEEKAKPSLLAAYDGVKEVGFAVIATTLVLIAIFVPIVFLKGDIGRLFSEFAITMAAAVGFSSLVALTLSPMMASKVLKSHDTKNPVVEKINEGMQALRVRYKKTIRWCLTHKTPMVIVFVAMVGVMFLLMRVIPSEYAPREDRGTFFVMVNGPEGASYAYMEDYMAEIEKRMMRYVDSGEVTRLMVRAPRSFGAIESFNSGMIIAVMNDWSLRRNAFVVMDEIRAALADLPGVTAAPVMRQGFGSQAQKPVQFVLGGGTYEELAQWRDTLLEKLEQDNPGLTGIDWDYKETKPQIEVVIDTNRAADLGVSVNNIGRTLEAMLGSRRATTYIDDGEEYDVILQGERNEQRTTTSLQNMYVRSERSGELIPLSNVVSLREIADASRLNRYNRMRSLTIEANLADNLTLSEALDHLNGLVREHLPSTVVVDYKGLSRDYQTASGSIMFIFVLGILVTFLVLAAQFESYVHPLVIMLTVPLAILGGMIGLYVTGSTFNLYSQIGLIMLIGMAAKNGILIVEFANQLRDRGMEFTEALLDASSARLRPILMTSLTAVAGAIPLVISSGAGAETRFVIGIVVIFGILLATFLTLFFVPVAYSLLARHTGSPGDVERTLQQQQSSYNNLDE
- a CDS encoding efflux RND transporter periplasmic adaptor subunit, with product MRRLPPCLLSGFCTLLLAAGLHAQTPGAQLVDVITQPVSIKNLSTRIEALGTLRANESITLTPNVTKTVTRINFEDGQRVAKGQVLVEMTSREESALLEEARFNTDEARKQLDRVDALVKRGAASHALLDQRVREYEAARARYNATESRLKDLILLAPFNGVVGLRNVSVGALVSPGDQITTLNDDSRMKLDFTVPAIYMRNLTVGLSIEAKSDDLGGKIFKGKVFSIDNQIDQVTRAITVRALLDNPRHELKQGMLMLVNLNAAEREAMVISESALVPLGSNNFVFVVHDQDGDRVLERRQITIGERLAGAVEVLNGLTPGEKLVTHGLQKVRGGQKVSVIAEEKSVAEQQSGEASSLSDLLTQKKH
- the msrB gene encoding peptide-methionine (R)-S-oxide reductase MsrB, with the protein product MSDNEKFNDALWREKLTPEQYRICREKGTERPFTGEYWQEFRPGRYHCRCCGELLFDADTKFDAGCGWPSFYTPATKTAVREQLDTSHGMYRTEVLCRRCDCHLGHVFTDGPEPTGLRYCINSASIVLDSEQVSFTPSTL